From the Lolium rigidum isolate FL_2022 chromosome 2, APGP_CSIRO_Lrig_0.1, whole genome shotgun sequence genome, one window contains:
- the LOC124692376 gene encoding uncharacterized protein LOC124692376 isoform X2, with protein MAGGSSLTAASELAVLFVFRPVLAVAFVLSFILLSWYVAWRTVLVHVPLVQEIAGLRRKKPVKPKPLNRGRIARFYESQAQSKSEGTS; from the exons ATGGCCGGAGGAAGCAGCCTGACCGCGGCGTCGGAGCTCGCCGTGTTATTCGTCTTCCGTCCCGTGCTCGCCGTCGCTTTCGTCCTCTCCTTCATCCTCCTCA GCTGGTACGTGGCGTGGAGGACGGTGTTGGTGCACGTCCCGCTCGTGCAGGAGATCGCCGGACTGCGCCGGAAGAAGCCCGTCAAGCCCAAGCCCCTCAACCGCGGTCGCATCGCCAGGTTCTACGAGTCACAAGCACAGAG
- the LOC124692376 gene encoding uncharacterized protein LOC124692376 isoform X1 produces the protein MAGGSSLTAASELAVLFVFRPVLAVAFVLSFILLSWYVAWRTVLVHVPLVQEIAGLRRKKPVKPKPLNRGRIARFYESQAQRNSKSEGTS, from the exons ATGGCCGGAGGAAGCAGCCTGACCGCGGCGTCGGAGCTCGCCGTGTTATTCGTCTTCCGTCCCGTGCTCGCCGTCGCTTTCGTCCTCTCCTTCATCCTCCTCA GCTGGTACGTGGCGTGGAGGACGGTGTTGGTGCACGTCCCGCTCGTGCAGGAGATCGCCGGACTGCGCCGGAAGAAGCCCGTCAAGCCCAAGCCCCTCAACCGCGGTCGCATCGCCAGGTTCTACGAGTCACAAGCACAGAG